Proteins from a genomic interval of Oncorhynchus clarkii lewisi isolate Uvic-CL-2024 chromosome 13, UVic_Ocla_1.0, whole genome shotgun sequence:
- the LOC139423622 gene encoding periplakin-like, producing MSNNNKKKIRLRKIDLSQVREKVVQQEVVKMEEDPLLRSECSTFTQNINNEQRQRETLKEELFQLQKQKANLDAQLEELERERRARRDAELEIQRLRVRLNEMELRDKENRERVTVKQMVVLQQDPQQEKEHSILKLQVEEERHKRTLLEKELNVLLQQQVTLERMVVKEKVVRTETIQVEKDPEAELEIEKMTRTLEQEKRRRLELDQELGSLKSRLSDMEFTNTKSSKELDYIRDESSRLQQENQRLQNDIRRLQSEIQITSTETRSISNSAPMESGKNLELRLGSLQRELAELRAITSQKDDEIEKLQKSLSAIQIKREQRESHLRRSIVVINPDSGKEMRPEEAYKLGLIDWKMFVNLQSQECDWEEISVKGPKGESSVLHDRKSGKKFSIEDALRAGNITNRQLQQYHDKEITIQEFGVMVSGKTK from the exons ATGTCG aacaacaacaagaagaagatCCGGCTAAGGAAGATCGACCTGTCCCAGGTCAGGGAGAAGGTTGTCCAGCAGGAGGTGGTTAAGATGGAGGAGGACCCATTACTGAGGTCAGAGTGCAGCACCTTCACACAGAACATTAACAATGaacagaggcagagggagaccCTGAAAGAGGAGCTCTTCCAACTTCAGAAGCAGAAGGCCAACCTGGACGCACAGCTGGAGGAGCTGGAGCGAGAACGCCGAGCTCGGCGCGATGCAGAGCTGGAGATCCAGAGGCTGAGGGTCAGGCTGAACGAGATGGAGCTCAGGGACAAGGAGAACAGGGAGAGGGTCACAGTGAAACAGATGGTGGTTCTCCAGCAGGACCCCCAGCAAGAGAAAGAGCACTCCATCCTCAAGCtgcaggtggaggaggagagacacaAGCGCACCCTGCTGGAGAAGGAGCTGAACGTCCTGCTCCAGCAGCAGGTCACCCTGGAGAGGATGGTGGTGAAGGAGAAGGTGGTGCGCACCGAGACCATCCAGGTAGAGAAAGACCCGGAGGCTGAGCTGGAGATCGAGAAGATGACGAGGACGCtggaacaggagaagaggaggaggctcGAGCTGGACCAGGAGCTGGGCAGCCTCAAGTCCCGCCTGTCCGACATGGAGTTCACCAACACCAAGTCGTCCAAGGAGCTGGACTACATCCGCGACGAGAGCAGTCGCCTCCAGCAGGAGAACCAGAGGCTACAGAATGACATCCGCAGGCTGCAGTCCGAGATCCAGATCACCTCCACGGAGACCCGGAGCATCTCCAACTCGGCCCCCATGGAGAGCGGGAAGAACCTAGAGCTGAGGCTGGGCTCACTGCAGAGGGAGCTGGCCGAACTGAGGGCCATCACCAGCCAGAAGGATGATGAGATTGAGAAGCTACAGAAGAGCCTGTCGGCCATCCAGATcaagagggagcagagggagagccACCTGAGGAGATCCATCGTGGTCATCAACCCCGACTCGGGTAAGGAGATGAGGCcagaggaggcctacaaactggGGCTGATCGACTGGAAGATGTTTGTGAACCTCCAGAGCCAGGAGTGCGACTGGGAGGAGATCAGTGTCAAGGGCCCCAAGGGGGAGTCCTCGGTTCTCCACGACAGGAAGTCTGGGAAGAAGTTCTCCATTGAAGACGCCCTGAGGGCTGGGAACATCACCAACCGCCAGCTGCAGCAGTACCATGACAAGGAGATCACCATCCAGGAGTTCGGAGTCATGGTGTCGGGGAAGACCAAGTGA